Within Psychromonas sp. psych-6C06, the genomic segment GTGACACAACGTACACATAACAGAGGGTGTGTTTCATCGGTACCCACACTTTCGTGGTGGTGCCAACAACGATCACATTTAGCATGTACGCTTTTCTCAACGGCAACACTCAATCCAGCAAGCTCAGTTGTTACCGCGGTTTCAGGTGCATCTGAAAGTGCTTTTACAGTCGCTTTTGAAGTAATTAAAACAAAACGTAATTCATCTGCTAAACCGTTTAATAAGTTAGCAGTGTTATCATCTGCGTATAAAGTGACTTCCGCTTCTAAGCCACCACCGATAACACTCTCATTACGCGCAAGCTCTAATGCTTTGTTAACTTCAGCACGAACAGCAATTAATTGATCCCACTGCTTATTTGAAACAGCTTCGTTATCTGTTAAACCAAATAAGCCATCGTACCAAACGCCAGTGAAGACAAATTCATCACGCTCGCCCGGCATACGTCCCCAAATCTCATCGGCTGTAAAGCTTAAGATTGGTGCCATCCAACGAACTAATGCTTCCGCTAAGTGGAACATCGCGGTTTGACAACTACGACGTGCAATACCGTCTGATTTAGCGGTGTACTGTCTGTCTTTAATGATATCTAGGTAAAAGCTACCTAGTTCAATTGAACAGAAGTGTGTTAGTTTTTGATGAACGGCATGTAGGTTGTATTCGTTGTAAGCAGTAACAATTTCAGCTTGTAATGCATCCGCTTTAGCAACGATCCAACGATCTAATGCAACCATCTCATCGCTTGCAAGCATATCTGCTTTTGGATCAAAACCGTTTAAATTAGAGAGTAAGAAGCGCGCTGTATTACGAATACGACGGTAGCTATCTGCACTACGGTTTAAGATCTCATCGGATACGGTGATTTCACCGGTGTAATCGGTAGAAGCAACCCAGAGACGCAAAACATCAGCGCCTAAGTCATTCATTACTTTCTGTGGTGACATTACGTTACCAACAGACTTAGACATTTTCTTACCTTGTGCATCAACCACGAAACCGTGTGTTAATACCTCTTTGTAAGGGGCCTTATCTTTGATTGCAACACTGGTCATGAGTGATGATTGGAACCAACCTCGGTGCTGATCTGAACCTTCAAGATAAAGGTCGATATCATTAACAGCATCGCCATTTTGGTATTCATCGCGTACGCCAACAACAGCTGAGTGAGTCGTACCAGAGTCAAACCATACATCTAATGTATCTGTCACTTTACGGTATTGGTCTGCTTCAAAACCTAATAGTTTTTCTGCGTCTAAATCCCACCACGCTTGAATCCCCTCTTTTTCAATTTTAAGGGCGATAAGCTCCATCATCTCAACACTATTAGGGTGTAATTCATCCGTCTCTTTATTAACAAACAGCGTAATTGGTACGCCCCATGTACGCTGACGAGAAATACACCAATCAGGGCGACCTTGAATCATTTTTTCAATACGCTGCTCACCCCAAGCAGGGATCCATTTAACTTCTTTGATTTCACCTAACGCATTATCACGCAACCCTTTTTGGTCCATCGCAATAAACCATTGTGGCGTCGCACGGAAGATAATCGGCGTTTTGTGTCTCCAACAATGTGGGTAGCTGTGTTTTAGTACTTTATGGCAAACTAGCGCATTCTTTTCAGTTAGCACTTCGAGCACTTTATCGTTCGCTTTAAATACATGTAGACCGGCAAAGAATTCAGTATCTTCACGGAATACACCATTATCAGCAACTGGGTTTGCAACCTCGAGATCATATTTTAAACCAACGGAGTAATCGTCTTGACCATGACCCGGCGCAGTGTGCACACAACCTGTACCAGCATCAATGGTTACATGGTCTGCAATAATCGCAGGTACCTGTAGATTTAAGAACGGATGATTAAACAGTTGTTTTTCTAAATCAGCACCGCTACAAATTGCCACTGTTTTAGCATCTTCAATGCCGTAACGCTCCATTGCGCTATTAACTAAATCAGTCGCTAAAATCAAACGACGCTCGCCCGCTTGCACTAATGAGTATTCAACTTTAGCAGCCAATGCAACCGCGCGGTTAGCAGGCAGTGTCCAAGGCGTTGTTGTCCAAATAACAGTACAAATATCACCGTGACCTAAGTCATCACCTTCAGGGTTAAAACAAGCAATGACAGCTTCGTTATCAACCGCAGTAAATGCGACATCAATCGCAGGCGAGTTTTTATCTTCGTATTCAACTTCCGCTTCTGCTAATGCAGAGCCACAGTCTGTACACCAATGCACAGGTTTAGAGCCTTTATGCAGGTGATCATTTTTGATGATTTTCGCTAAAGCACGAACAATGTTCGCTTCTGTTTCAAAGTTCATCGTTAGGTAAGGGTTTTCCCAATCACCTAATACACCAAGTCGCTGAAAGTCTTTACGTTGCCCATCAACTTGACGTGCAGCATATTCACGGCATTTAACACGGAACTGTGCAGGCGTTAATTTTTTACCTGGTTTACCATGTTTTTGCTCAACTTTTAGCTCGATCGGTAAACCATGACAATCCCAGCCCGGAATGTAAGGCGCGTCGAAGTCAGAAAGTGTTTTAGATTTGATAATAATATCTTTCAGAATTTTATTTACCGAGTGACCGATATGAATATCACCATTTGCATAGGGAGGACCATCATGCAGAATAAATGTTTTTTTACCTTTTTTAGCGCTGCGAATCTTGCTGTACAAGTCATTTTTGTACCAGTTTTTCAACATATTTGGTTCACGATTCGCCAAATTTGCACGCATCGGAAAACCTGTTTTAGGAAGGTTTAATGTACTTTTATAATCACTCATCGGTTTTTTATTCCATCTTACGATTTAATTGTTAATTGTTTTGATGCTGGCATTTTCATGCCATCGCTTAGCGTCTTGTATATCTTTATCTATCTGAACTTTTAACTCAGCGAAGGACTCAAACTTCACTTCACTGCGTAATTTCTCTTCTAACACGACTTCAAGTTGCTCTCCGTAAAGATCCCCCTCAAAGTTAAAAATATGTACTTCTAACTGCTGCCTTTCACCTTTAACCGTCGGGCGGGTACCGATATTAGCAACCCCCTGATAGCTTTTCCCTTTAATGCCAAGTACCGTGACAACAAACACGCCTGATAACGGAGATACGCGACGTTTTAGTAGCAAGTTGGCAGTCGGCACACCAATGGTGCGTCCGAGTTTACGGCCATGGCTTACACGCCCAGCAATACTATATTTACGCCCCAACATATCGGCGGCTTGAGCTAGTTCACCCTTCGCTAAGAAATCACGAATACGGGTGCTGCTTATACGTTGTGATTGCTGCACTAAACTTTGCGTATCAACAACTTCAAAGCCATGTTTTTTACCCGCTTGCTGTAAAAGCTGAAAGTCTCCGCGGCGCTGGTAGCCAAAATGAAAGTCATCACCAACGACCAAAAACTTTATATTTAGCTTATTAATCAATAACTCTTCAATAAAAGCTTCTGCGCTAATATTGGCAAACTGTCGCGTAAAAGAAACACATAACAAACGGTCTAATTTCAACTTTTCAAGCTGTACAAATTTATCACGTAAGCGACTCAATCGAGCAGGTGCGTTATCACCTAAAAACAGCTCTTCGGGCTGTGGCTCAAAAGTCATGACTGTCGCAGGCACATTAAGACGTTTAGCTTCACGTAATAAACGAGATAACACGGCATTATGTCCGCAGTGAATACCGTCAAAATTACCAATGCTTAAAACACAACCTTGATGTTGCGAGTTAAGATTATGAATGCCACGAACTAATTCCATCACTCTACTTTTCTATATATACACAGACGCAAAAGGAGGATTATATAGCATAGCGCTCAACTTATCAGCTCTCATTTTTTGTCTTTTCAGCACTAATTTTAAAGTGCCTGATACGCAAGCCAATGATGCCTGCACAGACAAAGTAGGTTGCAACACCTAACGCGATTAAAGCAAACAATTTATATGCGGCTTCAAAGAGGCTAAATTCACTCCATTGTTGCAAGCTAGGGTTAAGATAAACCATCGTAACCGCCATCACTAACGCTGAAATAATAATGCGTAAAAGTACACGAATAGTCTCATTTTGTTTTTGGTAAACACCACTACGATATAATCCAAACCACAACATACCTGCATTTAATGTTGCAGACAGCGAGGTGGCAATAGCCAAACCAACATAGCCAAATGGAATAGCAAATATAATGTTTAACCCCATGTTACTCACCATAGCAATAATGCCGTATTTAACCGGTGTTTTTGTATCCTGTCGTGCGTAATACCCAGGGGCAAGCACTTTCACCATCATGAAACTCAGCAGCCCAGAGCCATAGGCAAATAAACTCATGGATGCCATACTTACATCATCCATACCGAACTCGCCACGCATAAACAACACACGCAACATAGGTTCAGCTAATACAATAAGCCCCAACATGGCTGGAAAACCTAACATGCACACCATACGCATTCCCCAATCCACCGTTTTAGCAAAGTGCTGTGGGGATTTACTGACATGTGACGAGGAGAGACTAGGCAGAATAACAGTCGCAATCGCAATACCAAAAAGACCGAGAGGAAACTCCAATAATCGATCCGAATAATAAAGCCAGCTAATTGAACCTGTTTGTAAAAAACTGGCAATAAAAGTATCAAGTAGTAGGTTAATCTGACTAACCGATACCCCAAACAGAGCCGGTATCATCAAAGTACGGATTTTCACTACCCCTTCATGATGCCAATTCCATTTTGGTTTTACTAACATCCCCTCTTTTGCCATGAAAGGGATTTGAAAAAAGAATTGAATCGCCCCCCCTAATAACACGCCAATTGCAAGGCCAAATTCAGGTTGTGCTAATTTTGGTGAAACAAACAGGGCACAGCTAATAATGGCAATATTTAAAAACACCGGCGTAAAGGCCGCAACGGCAAACTTGCCAAGAGTATTTAGAATAGCGCCAGAAAGTGCAGTAAAGGTGATAAACCATAAATAGGGGAAAGTAATTTTTAGCATATCCGAAGCAAGTTCAAACTTATATGCTTCTGCGCCACCGTTATACCACTCTAAAAACCAACCAAAGCCAAATAGTGCAGTGATCACGCTTGAGCCTAATACACCAAGAAGCGTAATAACGGTGACAATTGTACCTAATGTCCCCGAAACGGCAGCGATGAGCTGTGTCACTTCATCTCGTGATTTGGTTTTTTCATATTCAGTCAATACCGGTACAAAAGCTTGTGCAAATGCTCCTTCGGCAAATAATCGACGCAAAAAATTGGGAATTTTATTAGCAAAAAAGAAAAGATCAGCCGCTGCCCCAGCACCCATTAAGTTTGCTATCACGATATCGCGCACTAACCCTAATACACGGGAAATCAACGTCATTGCACTGACTATCATCCCTGATTTTAATAATTTTTTACTCACTCGCGAGATCTCTAGCTAAATTTAGAGGGGCATTTTATAGCGAAAGCATCATAATACCAATATGAATAAAGCGTTGTTGATAAAGACATTTATAATCAATTAGTTAAATTTAGAATCTTTTATAAAAATTAAGTGCTGTATCCCTTAGTCATACTGAAACGCCTTACTGCAAACTATCAAAAGTGATTAAAAGCCACCCAACGCAATTATTTGAAGTCTAAAAGTTAAGCTGCATAAGTAATCAAATTGATAACTCTTAAATAAGTCAGAAAATTAATCAGCAAAGAAGCGCAATAAATCCATTGTAAATTTGCATCTAAGTGTCGTTGAGTATAAAATGCGCGCAGTTTAACCACCTGTCAGGATTCTTCGCAGTTTTTTCAGCGGTTAAAAGCTATTTCTAGACTGTGAAAACTTAGCACTAAGCTCATACGCTTAGTTGAAGACAAAGGGCAGTTTAGTCGTTTCATATATATCGTTTCATATTTTAAGCGATTAATGAGCACGAAAGAGTAGTTAAAATAAGAAACCATTTGACAATACACATGTTACAAGGCATATTCCTCGACCTTTGATTATCCCTTGTATACAGAATTTAGGAGTTAAGGTCTTGGCTAATATCAAGTCTGCTAAAAAACGCGCTATTCAATCTGAAAAACGCCGTAAACATAACGCTAGCCGTCGTACAATGATGCGTACTTTCATCAAGAAAGTTGTTGTTGCTATCGAAGCTGGTAATAAAGAAGTTGCAGCTACAGAGTTTGTTACATTACAAGCTACTTTAGATAAATTCGCAACTAAAGGCTTAATAAGCAAAAACATGGTAGCTCGTAAGAAAAGCCGTCTTTCTGCTAAAATTAAAGCGCTTTAATATTAAAGCTATTCGATGCTACGCTTTTTCGGCGTAACATACGTAGTTAAAAAAACCGACTTTTGTCGGTTTTTTTGTGCCCGTCTTTGACTCAGTAAATAGAGCGATGAATATCTAGCAACACACAACTATTATTCATTTATAAAACTAAATGCCCATCCCCGATAATGCACTCATTAAATCTTTAATGGTTTTACCAACAACCGGATGGCTTTCTTCAAGCATAAGCAACTGCTCTGTTATTTTTTTGTCACGAATAAGTTGTGCCGGATCGCGTGATAAGATCGCCTCTTGAAGCTGATCATGCACCGTTTTTAACTCTCCTGCCGTACATTCATCGGCAATCAGATCGTTATCTAAAATATCAGATAGATTTTTTACTTCCGATTTCACTTTATTAATTGGCATATAGACCTCTTTGCAATAGCGACAATAAATAAAGTGTAGATGCTAAACAGGCACTTATTTTTCTTTAATTTTGAAAAGGTGATCTAAATAGCGACCCAAGCCTAAAAAGCCAATCACGAACAACAAACTGATGATCATTAAGCCCACTTTAAACCAGCTTTGTTGATCAAAGTGTTGCGTAAAAAGCATAGAAAGGTAGATAGCGACCAACCAGTAGGCAATACGAATCGCATAAGCCCAAACCGAATAGGCTTTATCGGTTAACCATAATTTAGCCATGTTAGGCTCCTTTAATCGTGAAACTTACCACGTTGTCGATATGCGACTGCCCTGTTGCAAGCATAATCAAACGATCAATTCCCAATGCAACCCCCGAGCAGTCAGGTAATGAATCAAGTGAATCGACAAAACGATGGTCGATAGGCATTTGTGGCAAATTATTTTTTTGACGCAGTCGATTATCTTTTTCAAAACGTAATCGTTGCTCTTTACTGTCACTCAACTCATGAAAGCCATTCGCTAATTCAATACCTTTGTAATACACCTCAAAACGCTCTGCAACTCGATTATCATCTTTACTAATGCGTGCAAGCGCGGCCTGAGATGCAGGGAAATTATAAACAAAACAGGGCGCATCATTGGCAATAACAGGCTCAATCGCAACACAAAAAAGCAACTGTAAAACCGTGTCTTTATCATCTTCATTATCTAATACATCGCCTAAATCAAGGCTCGCTCCAGCCACTTTTAATTGCTCAAGCGAGGCACTAAGCGGGTCTACATCAAGGTGTAATTGAAATGCCTGCTGATAGGTCAAACGCGTTGCATTATCGCATGCTAAAACTAATTTGAGCAATTGCTCCATCTCATCCATCAGTTGAAAATGATCAAAACCAACACGATACCACTCTAATAGGGTAAACTCAGGATTATGGTAACGCCCAGACTCTTCGTTTCTAAACGCTTTCGCGATTTGAAATATGCTACCACTGCCCGCCGACAGAAGACGTTTCATATGAAATTCAGGTGATGTTTGCAGATAAAGGGGCACACCTAATGGATCTGGCTTTCGCTCACTAATTTCAGGCCCGACAAAGTGAGTTTTAAAACAAAAAAGGTGCTGATCCGTTACCCCTGCTTGACTCAGTGAAGGCGTTTCTACTTCAAGTAGATCGCGTTGAATAAAAAAACGTCTCATTTTTTGAATAATAACAGCACGCTTTTTCAGCAGTGCAATATCGGCATTGGGTAACCAGCTCATATTTCCTCTCTTATTTATAATAAGAAGTTTATCAAATTATTGATTCCGCGTAATAAAAAGTCGAACTCTTCACAAACAATCTTAAAAACCTTACCACTCTCACGGATTTTTAAGATTGCATTGCTACACTGAATACTTACTTTTTGGTGGGAGGAGATAAGCGTGCAAATAATTAAAACAGATGTCGCCATTATTGGCGCCGGCGGTTCAGGTTTACGAGCTGCCATTGAAATAGCAGAAAATCATCCCGAACTCGATGTTGCGCTTATCTCTAAAGTATACCCGATGCGAAGCCACACCGTGGCTGCAGAAGGGGGGGCTGCGGGTGTTGCACAGGATCATGACTCGCTGGATAACCATTTTAATGACACAGTTTCCGGTGGTGATTGGTTATGCGAGCAGGATGTGGTTGAATATTTTGTTGAAAATGCGGCTAAACAATTAACCCAATTGGAACATTGGGGATGCCCTTGGAGCCGTAAACCCGATGGCAGTATCAACGTACGTGCCTTTGGTGGTATGAAAATAGAACGCACATGGTTTGCAGCAGATAAAAGTGGTTTCCATATTCTTCATACCCTCTTTCAAACCTCTATACAGCACCCCAAAATCACCCGTTATGATGAACATTTCTGTCTTGATTTGATCGTCGAGGATGAAAAAATTCAAGGTGTCGTTATTCTTGATATTGCTGAAGGCGAAGTAAAATTAATTCAAGCCAAATCCGTAATCATGGCAACCGGTGGTGCCGGCCGTGTGTACAGCTATAACACTAATGGCGGTATTGTGACCGGTGATGGAATGTCACTTGCCTATCGCCACGGTGTCGCACTGCGCGATATGGAGTTTGTACAATATCACCCGACGGGCCTACCTGGCAGCGGTATTTTAATGACCGAAGGTTGTCGTGGTGAAGGCGGTATTTTAGTCAATAAAGACGGTTATCGTTACTTGCAAGATTACGGTCTAGGCCCTGAAATTCCAGTGGGTGAAACCAAAAACAAATATATGGAACTCGGACCACGCGATAAACTCAGCCAATGTTTCTGGCAAGAGCAACAAAAAGGCAATGTAATTAACGGTGAGCGTGGAGATTATATCCATTTAGACCTACGCCACTTAGGGGAAGAAAAAATTAACGAACGCTTACCCTTTATACGTGAGTTAGCAAAGGCCTATGTGGGGGTTGATCCTGTTCATGAACCGATTCCGGTTCGCCCTACCGTGCATTACACGATGGGGGGTATTGAAACCGACGCTAAAACCGCGACCTCTCTAGCGGGTTTATACGCGATTGGCGAGTGTGCCTCTGTCGGCCTTCATGGCGCTAACCGTTTAGGCTCTAATTCATTAACTGAGCTTGCCGTATTTGGGCAACTTGCAGGTGAGCAAGCGGCTGAATATGCGAAAGCCAATAAACATGAAAAAATCACGCCCATTAAAAAACAAGCAGAAGCGGTAATGCAACGCACACATGCTCTGCTCAACAGCAATGGCACAGAAAAGATGGCCGATATTCGCCAAGAGATGGGCGATAGCATGGAAGAAGGTGTCGGTATCTACCGCACAAAAGAGTCGATGCAGGCAACCATAGATAAACTCGCAGAGCTGAAAGAGCGTTACAAAAACATTCATATTGCCGACAAATCCAGCGTATTTAATACAGAGTTTTTATATGCGATAGAGCTTGGTTACCTGCTTGATACTGCAGAAGCGATGGCACACAGCGCATTACTTCGTGAAGAGTCGCGTGGTTCACATCAACGTATTGATGGCTTTGAAGCACGTGACGATGAAAAGTTTTTAAAACATTCACTCGCTTATTATCAGCAAGATAAAGCACCTAAAATAGCTTACAGCGATGTCACTATTACAAAGAGTCAACCTGCCGTGCGTGCCTATGGCGCGGCTGGCGACCAATCAGCGCAGGAGAATAAATAATGACTGAACAAATTATTGAAATAGACATTCTGCGTTATCGACCAGAGGAAGATAATCAACCTTTTACACAAACCTTTGATGTACCCTATCGTCCTGATATGTCCATTTTAGAAGCCTTACAATATATTAAAGATCACCTCGATAGCACCATTAGTTTCCGTTGGTCTTGTCGTATGGCGATTTGTGGTAGTTGCGGCATGATGGTCAATGGCGTACCTAAACTAGGTTGCAAAGCTTTTTTACGTGATTATTACCCGAAAAAAGTCTCCCTAGAGCCACTGGCTAACTTCCCCATTGAGCGTGACTTAGTGGTTGTGATGGACGACTTCATTAAAAAGCTTGAAGAGATAAAACCCTACATCATCCCTGAAAGAAATGAAGCCGGTGAAAGTCGCAGTTTATCTGAGGGCGCCTATCAACAAACACCTGAGCAGATGGAAAAATACCGACAATTTTCAATGTGTATCAACTGTGGCCTATGTTATTCCGCTTGTCCACAGTATGCCTTAGACAACAAATTTACAGGACCAGCAGCGCTCGCTCTATTAGCACGCTATAACCGCGACAACCGTGACGCTGGAAGTGCTGAGCGAATGAAAATAGTCAATCAAGAGGAAGGTGTTTGGGGCTGTACATTTGTCGGTTATTGCTCGGTTGTTTGCCCTAAAGGCGTTGATCCCGCAGCCGCTATTCAGTTATTGAAAGTAGAGAGTAGTAAAGACTACTTGATCGGAATGTTTAAGCCAGACTAAGCATAGATTAACTTTACTAAGGAACGAAACCATGAGTAAACGCAAACCTTATACACGGGAACTACCCACTGATTGGTGGATGAAACAACTTTTTTACACCAAATATATGCTCCGCGAAGGTAGTAGTGTCCTGATCACTATTTATAGCTTAATTCTTGCCTGGGGCTTGTTACGCTTAACTCAGGGAGAAGCAGCCTTTAATGGCTGGATAGAGTCACTGCAAAATCCCATTGCAATAGTATTCCATATTATTGCCCTCGCTTTTGCCCTTTACCACACGATAACGTGGTTCTCATTAGCACCGAAGGCGGTTGATTTGTGGATAAAAGGCAAACGTCTCGATGATAAAGTGATTGTTTCTGCACATTACGCAGCATTTATTATTATCAGTGTTTTATGCTTATTAATCATCACGCTATAAGGAGAAGAGATGTCTGATTTAAAAGAGAAAAAATACATTCGCTCCCACGAGCCTGTGTTCTGGGGATTGTTTGGCGCAGGTGGAATGCTGACCGCTTTTTTAACACCAGTGATGATACTCATAACCGGACTATTAATTCCCTTAGGGATCATCGATAAAGGAAATTTCAACTATCAAAGCATTCATGCTTTTGCGAGCTCTTGGTTTGGCGCCGCTGTTATTTTGGTTTTAGTGGCACTGCCTTTATGGCATACACTACACCGTATATTTCATGCGTTACACGATCTCGGTATTAAACGAGGCAGAGACTGGCAACAAGTACTGAGTTATGGCTTTGCCTTTGCAGTTAGCGTATTTGTTTTTACGCTATTATTGCAAATGTTTTAAAGTGGTTGTTTAATTAAGCCTATGCTAATAAATCATAAAAGCGTGTTGAGTTTATTACTTGCCACGCTCACTCTTTTTACTACCCAGAGTTATGCCAATAAGGTGTACACTATTGGCGTACAAAATTTTAAGGACTATAGCCCCTATTCGTCCGTAAAAAATAATCAATATCAAGGCTTTAACCGCGAACTCTTAGATATGTTTGCATCCAGCCAAAACTTCACTTTCGATTATAAAACACGCCCTATTAAACGTTTATATTCGGAGTTTCTAAAGGAAAAGTTAGATTTTAAATACCCAGACAACATCAACTGGGCACCTGAAAAAAAGCAACAAGCTGCAATCCATTATAGTGATGCGGTTGTGCAATATATCGATGGCTTAATTATCAGGAAAGAAAATAAAAATAAAACATTTTCTCAATTAAAGAAAATTGGCGTGATGAGCGGATTTACTCCAGACCAACGTTACTTAGACGCACAACAGAAAGGAGAACTGGAATTTATTTATGTTAATAATTATGAGCGCTTATTCAAGCTTGTAAACGAGCAACGGATCGACGGTGCTTATTTCGATATTATTATTAGCCAACATCATATCCTACATTCAGCGTCACAAAAACAACACTTGGTATTTAATGAAAAACACCCTTTTAGGCATGGTACTCGTAGCTTATCCTCTATCAAACATCCCGAGATGATTGAACAGTTCAACCTTTTTTTAATCGAACATGCCACGCAAATAAACGCGCTTAAATTGCGTTACAATATTAGTGAACGAAAAGTTATCGCTAGCCGATAAAAGAAATCACTACTCTGTGGATAGTCAGCCTTTCTCTTACCCATAAAAAAACCCAGATAAACTGGGTTTAACAATATAAATCAAACGGTATTAATTATTTTTTTACACGGCCAACATATTCTGCGCTACGCGTATCAACTTTAACCACTTCACCTATTTGGATGAACAAAGGTACACGAATTATCGCACCCGTTGATAATGTTGCAGGCTTGCCACCCGTTCCTGCAGTATCACCTTTAAGACCAGGGTCAGTTTCAGTTACCTCTAACTCAACAAAGTTAGGTGGCGTTACACTAATCGGATTATCGTTCCACAGAGTAATTGTACAAGGATCTTGCTCTACTAGCCATTTCTCCATGTCACCTACTGCTTTCGCTTCTGCAGCCACTTGTTCAAAGGTATCATTATTCATGAAGTGGAAAAATTCACCATCGCTGTAAAGGTAAGAAAGCTCAATATCCATTACGTCAGCAGCTTCGACAGATTCACCAGACTTGAAAGTTTTCTCTACAACTTTACCTGATAATAACTTACGAAATTTAACACGGTTAAAGGCTTGCCCTTTACCCGGCTTTACTAATTCATTCTCAAGAATGGCACAAGGCTCTTTATCGAGCATGAATTTTAGCCCGCCCTTGAATTCACTGGTACTATATGTAGCCATAACAACCTCTTTATAAAATAATTTAAAATGACAAAAATAATTACCGTGAATAATACCGATGTGCTGAGCTCTTGGCAAAAAGAACTCGCAAATGCGGTCAAAAACCCCGTACAACTTTTGCAATTATTGGAGATTAACCCAGAAAGTGTGCCATTAAGTGAGGAAGCTCGTAAAAGTTTTAGCATGTTAGTGCCGATGCCTTTTATCAATAAGATGAATAAAGGCGATCTTTCTGATCCTCTTTTACAACAGGTACTGCCAGTGCAAGATGAAGAGCGAATCGTTGAAGGGTATAGCTTCGACCCTCTCGGCGAACACCAAAATGGCATTCAAGGCGTATTACATAAGTATAAAAGCAGAATTTTACTCATTTTAAAATCGGGGTGTGCTGTTAATTGTCGTTACTGTTTTCGTCGCCATTTCCCCTACCAAGAAAATAACCTTAATAAGCAACAATTTCAGGAAGTATTAAGTTACTTAAAAGCACACCCTGAAGTTAACGAAGTTATCTTAAGTGGTGGTGATCCGCTAATGAGCAAAGATACGTTTATAAACCACATCGTTACTGAGCTTGATAAGCTCCCGCAACTCAAACGACTTCGCATCCATACTCGACTTCCAGTCGTTATTCCTCAACGTATTACCGATGAATTATGTTCGATTTTACAGCGTAGTCGCTTAAAGGTTATTTTTGTATTTCACATTAACCACGCCAACGAGATTGATGACTTATTTCGTCAATCAATCACTAAA encodes:
- the ileS gene encoding isoleucine--tRNA ligase, whose protein sequence is MSDYKSTLNLPKTGFPMRANLANREPNMLKNWYKNDLYSKIRSAKKGKKTFILHDGPPYANGDIHIGHSVNKILKDIIIKSKTLSDFDAPYIPGWDCHGLPIELKVEQKHGKPGKKLTPAQFRVKCREYAARQVDGQRKDFQRLGVLGDWENPYLTMNFETEANIVRALAKIIKNDHLHKGSKPVHWCTDCGSALAEAEVEYEDKNSPAIDVAFTAVDNEAVIACFNPEGDDLGHGDICTVIWTTTPWTLPANRAVALAAKVEYSLVQAGERRLILATDLVNSAMERYGIEDAKTVAICSGADLEKQLFNHPFLNLQVPAIIADHVTIDAGTGCVHTAPGHGQDDYSVGLKYDLEVANPVADNGVFREDTEFFAGLHVFKANDKVLEVLTEKNALVCHKVLKHSYPHCWRHKTPIIFRATPQWFIAMDQKGLRDNALGEIKEVKWIPAWGEQRIEKMIQGRPDWCISRQRTWGVPITLFVNKETDELHPNSVEMMELIALKIEKEGIQAWWDLDAEKLLGFEADQYRKVTDTLDVWFDSGTTHSAVVGVRDEYQNGDAVNDIDLYLEGSDQHRGWFQSSLMTSVAIKDKAPYKEVLTHGFVVDAQGKKMSKSVGNVMSPQKVMNDLGADVLRLWVASTDYTGEITVSDEILNRSADSYRRIRNTARFLLSNLNGFDPKADMLASDEMVALDRWIVAKADALQAEIVTAYNEYNLHAVHQKLTHFCSIELGSFYLDIIKDRQYTAKSDGIARRSCQTAMFHLAEALVRWMAPILSFTADEIWGRMPGERDEFVFTGVWYDGLFGLTDNEAVSNKQWDQLIAVRAEVNKALELARNESVIGGGLEAEVTLYADDNTANLLNGLADELRFVLITSKATVKALSDAPETAVTTELAGLSVAVEKSVHAKCDRCWHHHESVGTDETHPLLCVRCVTNVDGDGEQRQFA
- the ribF gene encoding bifunctional riboflavin kinase/FAD synthetase, producing the protein MELVRGIHNLNSQHQGCVLSIGNFDGIHCGHNAVLSRLLREAKRLNVPATVMTFEPQPEELFLGDNAPARLSRLRDKFVQLEKLKLDRLLCVSFTRQFANISAEAFIEELLINKLNIKFLVVGDDFHFGYQRRGDFQLLQQAGKKHGFEVVDTQSLVQQSQRISSTRIRDFLAKGELAQAADMLGRKYSIAGRVSHGRKLGRTIGVPTANLLLKRRVSPLSGVFVVTVLGIKGKSYQGVANIGTRPTVKGERQQLEVHIFNFEGDLYGEQLEVVLEEKLRSEVKFESFAELKVQIDKDIQDAKRWHENASIKTINN
- the murJ gene encoding murein biosynthesis integral membrane protein MurJ, giving the protein MSKKLLKSGMIVSAMTLISRVLGLVRDIVIANLMGAGAAADLFFFANKIPNFLRRLFAEGAFAQAFVPVLTEYEKTKSRDEVTQLIAAVSGTLGTIVTVITLLGVLGSSVITALFGFGWFLEWYNGGAEAYKFELASDMLKITFPYLWFITFTALSGAILNTLGKFAVAAFTPVFLNIAIISCALFVSPKLAQPEFGLAIGVLLGGAIQFFFQIPFMAKEGMLVKPKWNWHHEGVVKIRTLMIPALFGVSVSQINLLLDTFIASFLQTGSISWLYYSDRLLEFPLGLFGIAIATVILPSLSSSHVSKSPQHFAKTVDWGMRMVCMLGFPAMLGLIVLAEPMLRVLFMRGEFGMDDVSMASMSLFAYGSGLLSFMMVKVLAPGYYARQDTKTPVKYGIIAMVSNMGLNIIFAIPFGYVGLAIATSLSATLNAGMLWFGLYRSGVYQKQNETIRVLLRIIISALVMAVTMVYLNPSLQQWSEFSLFEAAYKLFALIALGVATYFVCAGIIGLRIRHFKISAEKTKNES
- the rpsT gene encoding 30S ribosomal protein S20 is translated as MANIKSAKKRAIQSEKRRKHNASRRTMMRTFIKKVVVAIEAGNKEVAATEFVTLQATLDKFATKGLISKNMVARKKSRLSAKIKAL
- a CDS encoding DUF4404 family protein produces the protein MPINKVKSEVKNLSDILDNDLIADECTAGELKTVHDQLQEAILSRDPAQLIRDKKITEQLLMLEESHPVVGKTIKDLMSALSGMGI